A genomic window from Pseudocitrobacter corydidari includes:
- the ygfZ gene encoding tRNA-modifying protein YgfZ — protein sequence MAFTPFPPRQPSASARLPLTLMTLDDWALATLTGADSEKYLQGQVTADVAELGANQHLLAAHCDAKGKMWSNLRLFRRNEGFAWIERRSLRDAQLTQLKKYAVFSKVVIEPNDALVLLGVAGFQARAALANLFAELPDADKPLVQEGETSLLWFAHPDERFLLVTDEATATRVTDALRGEAQLNNSQQWLALNIEAGLPVIDEANSGQFIPQATNIQALGGISFKKGCYTGQEMVARAKFRGANKRALWSLAGTASRVPEAGEDLELKMGENWRRTGTVLAAVQLDDGRLLVQAVMNNDMEPDSIFRVRDDANTLSIEPLPYSLEE from the coding sequence ATGGCTTTTACACCTTTTCCTCCTCGTCAGCCTTCCGCTTCTGCGCGTTTACCGCTGACGCTTATGACACTTGATGACTGGGCGCTGGCGACCCTTACCGGTGCCGACAGTGAAAAGTATCTGCAAGGCCAGGTTACCGCCGATGTCGCGGAACTGGGCGCCAATCAGCATCTGTTAGCGGCCCATTGCGATGCTAAAGGCAAGATGTGGAGCAACCTGCGCCTGTTTCGCCGTAACGAAGGTTTCGCCTGGATCGAACGCCGTAGCCTGCGCGACGCACAACTGACGCAGCTGAAAAAGTACGCGGTGTTCTCCAAAGTGGTTATCGAGCCGAACGATGCGCTGGTGCTGCTTGGTGTAGCGGGCTTCCAGGCGCGTGCGGCGCTGGCGAATCTGTTTGCTGAACTGCCGGATGCCGACAAACCACTGGTGCAGGAAGGCGAAACCTCACTGTTGTGGTTTGCCCACCCGGACGAGCGTTTCCTGCTGGTCACCGACGAAGCCACCGCTACGCGAGTGACCGATGCCCTGCGCGGCGAAGCGCAGCTCAACAACAGTCAGCAGTGGCTGGCGCTGAACATTGAAGCGGGCCTGCCGGTTATCGATGAAGCCAACAGCGGGCAGTTTATTCCGCAGGCCACCAACATTCAGGCGCTGGGCGGTATCAGCTTTAAGAAAGGCTGTTACACCGGGCAGGAGATGGTGGCGCGCGCCAAATTCCGTGGCGCCAACAAACGTGCGTTGTGGTCCCTGGCGGGAACGGCCAGCCGCGTACCGGAAGCCGGGGAAGACCTGGAACTGAAGATGGGCGAGAACTGGCGTCGTACCGGTACCGTTTTAGCCGCAGTACAGCTCGACGATGGCCGACTGCTAGTGCAGGCGGTGATGAATAACGATATGGAACCGGACAGCATCTTCCGCGTGCGCGACGATGCCAATACATTGAGCATTGAGCCGCTGCCGTATTCGCTGGAAGAGTAG
- the xerD gene encoding site-specific tyrosine recombinase XerD, giving the protein MEQDLARIEQFLDALWLERNLAENTLSAYRRDLTMVVEWLAHRGLTLDTVQHDDLQNLLAERQQGGYKATSSARLLSAMRRFFQHLYREKVRADDPSALLASPKLPQRLPKDLSEAQVDRLLQSPVTDIPLELRDKAMLEVLYATGLRVSELVGLTMSDISLRQGVVRVIGKGNKERLVPLGEEAVYWVETYLEHGRPWLLNGVSIDVLFPSQRAQQMTRQTFWHRIKHYAQLAGIDSEKLSPHVLRHAFATHLLNHGADLRVVQMLLGHSDLSTTQIYTHVATERLRQLHQQHHPRA; this is encoded by the coding sequence GTGGAACAGGATCTCGCACGAATCGAACAATTTCTCGATGCGCTGTGGCTGGAGCGCAATCTTGCCGAAAACACGCTGAGCGCCTATCGTCGCGATCTCACTATGGTGGTCGAATGGCTGGCGCATCGCGGCCTGACGCTTGATACCGTGCAGCATGATGATTTGCAGAATTTGCTCGCTGAACGTCAGCAGGGCGGGTATAAAGCCACCAGTTCGGCGCGTCTGTTAAGCGCCATGCGTCGCTTTTTCCAGCATCTTTATCGCGAGAAAGTGCGCGCCGATGACCCCAGCGCTTTGCTGGCCTCACCAAAGCTGCCGCAACGTTTGCCGAAGGATTTGAGCGAAGCGCAGGTTGATCGGCTGTTGCAGTCGCCGGTGACCGATATTCCGCTGGAACTGCGCGATAAAGCGATGCTTGAGGTACTCTATGCCACCGGTCTTCGCGTTTCAGAGTTGGTCGGGCTGACGATGAGCGATATCAGCCTGCGTCAGGGCGTGGTGCGCGTCATTGGTAAAGGCAACAAAGAACGCCTCGTCCCGCTGGGGGAAGAAGCGGTATATTGGGTGGAAACGTATCTGGAACATGGTCGCCCGTGGTTGCTCAACGGGGTATCGATAGACGTTCTGTTCCCCAGCCAGCGCGCGCAACAAATGACGCGTCAGACGTTCTGGCATCGCATTAAACACTATGCTCAACTGGCGGGTATCGATAGCGAAAAGCTCTCCCCGCACGTGTTACGCCACGCATTTGCCACCCATTTGCTCAACCACGGCGCAGATTTGCGTGTGGTGCAGATGTTGTTAGGCCATAGTGATTTATCGACAACACAAATTTATACGCATGTGGCGACAGAGCGACTGCGACAACTTCATCAACAGCACCACCCACGCGCGTGA
- the recJ gene encoding single-stranded-DNA-specific exonuclease RecJ → MKPQIQLRRREAVDSDSLPADLPPLLRRLYASRGVKSADDLERGLKGMLHWRTLTGVEKAVEMLHDAFEKNLRIMVVGDFDADGATSTALSVLSLRAMGCHNVEYLVPNRFEDGYGLSPEVVDQAHARGAQMIMTVDNGISSHAGVDHAHALGISVLVTDHHLPGETLPAADAMVNPNLVDCPFPSKSLAGVGVAFYLMLVLCNHLKAKGWFESRGIAVPKIVEFLDLVALGTVADVVPLDANNRILTWQGLSRIRAGVCRPGIKALLEIANRDPQKLVASDLGFALGPRLNAAGRLDDMSVGVALLLSENLGEARMLANELDALNQTRKEIEQGMQAEALTLCEKLERSSDTLPGGLAMYHPEWHQGVVGILASRIKERFHRPVIAFAPAGDGMLKGSGRSIQGLHMRDALERLDTLYPGLMMKFGGHAMAAGLSLEETKFDEFQQRFGELVTEWLDPALLQGEILSDGELSPQEMTLDVAQMLREAGPWGQMFPEPLFDGHFRLLQQRIVGERHLKVMVEPVGGGPLLDGIAFNVDTACWPDNGVREVKLAYKLDINEFRGNRSLQLIIDNIWPI, encoded by the coding sequence GTGAAACCACAGATTCAACTTCGCCGCCGCGAGGCGGTTGATTCAGATTCGCTGCCCGCTGATTTACCACCATTGCTGCGTCGCTTGTACGCCAGCCGCGGCGTGAAATCAGCGGACGATCTGGAGCGCGGCCTGAAAGGCATGCTGCACTGGCGCACGTTAACGGGCGTCGAAAAAGCCGTTGAGATGCTGCACGATGCGTTCGAGAAAAACCTGCGCATTATGGTTGTCGGTGATTTTGACGCCGATGGCGCAACCAGCACCGCGTTGAGCGTGCTCTCGCTGCGTGCGATGGGCTGCCACAACGTGGAGTATCTGGTGCCGAACCGTTTTGAAGACGGTTATGGCCTGAGCCCGGAAGTCGTCGATCAGGCGCACGCACGTGGCGCGCAGATGATCATGACGGTGGATAACGGGATCTCTTCGCACGCGGGCGTCGATCACGCGCATGCGTTGGGGATCAGCGTGCTGGTGACCGATCACCACCTGCCGGGGGAGACGCTGCCGGCTGCCGATGCGATGGTAAACCCAAACCTGGTGGACTGCCCGTTCCCGTCCAAATCGTTGGCGGGCGTGGGCGTGGCGTTCTACCTGATGCTGGTGCTGTGTAATCACCTGAAGGCGAAAGGCTGGTTTGAATCGCGTGGCATCGCGGTGCCGAAGATTGTCGAGTTCCTCGATCTGGTGGCGCTGGGTACGGTTGCCGACGTAGTACCGCTGGATGCCAATAACCGCATTCTGACCTGGCAGGGCCTGAGCCGCATTCGCGCGGGCGTGTGCCGCCCTGGCATCAAAGCTTTGCTGGAAATAGCTAATCGCGACCCGCAAAAGCTGGTGGCGAGCGATCTCGGCTTTGCACTTGGCCCGCGTCTGAACGCGGCCGGTCGGCTGGACGATATGTCGGTGGGCGTGGCATTGCTGCTGAGTGAAAACCTCGGCGAAGCCCGCATGCTGGCAAATGAACTCGATGCGCTTAACCAGACGCGCAAAGAGATTGAACAGGGCATGCAGGCGGAAGCGCTGACGCTGTGCGAAAAGCTGGAGCGCAGCAGCGACACGCTGCCCGGCGGGCTGGCGATGTATCATCCCGAATGGCATCAGGGCGTGGTGGGTATTCTCGCCTCGCGCATCAAAGAGCGGTTCCATCGCCCGGTGATTGCCTTTGCGCCTGCCGGAGACGGCATGCTGAAAGGTTCTGGCCGTTCGATTCAGGGGCTGCATATGCGTGATGCGCTGGAGCGCCTGGACACGCTCTATCCTGGCCTGATGATGAAGTTTGGCGGCCACGCGATGGCGGCCGGTTTATCGCTGGAAGAAACGAAGTTTGATGAGTTCCAGCAGCGCTTTGGCGAACTGGTCACCGAATGGCTCGATCCGGCGCTGTTGCAGGGGGAAATTCTGTCGGATGGCGAACTTTCCCCGCAGGAGATGACGCTGGATGTGGCGCAGATGCTGCGTGAAGCGGGGCCGTGGGGGCAGATGTTCCCGGAACCGCTGTTTGACGGCCATTTTCGTCTGCTGCAACAGCGCATTGTTGGCGAACGTCACCTGAAGGTGATGGTGGAACCCGTGGGCGGCGGCCCGCTGCTGGACGGCATCGCGTTTAACGTTGATACCGCCTGCTGGCCGGATAACGGCGTGCGCGAAGTTAAGCTCGCCTACAAGCTCGACATCAACGAGTTTCGCGGAAACCGCAGTTTGCAGTTAATCATCGACAATATCTGGCCAATTTAG
- a CDS encoding MurR/RpiR family transcriptional regulator → MFTHTAVASLNNLEMMVYHYVIKNRDKVMYMTIRELADAAGVSTTTVMRFCRKLNCDGYSEFRVRFKLYLAQNEPQQANFGASEIISFFKSVNNDEFDTLLDDAVDIILSSERIIFVGAGTSGSLAKYGARFFSNIGKFSNHIDDPYFPVTNDMAKNALAIVLSVSGETEEILRFASQFSLHRCKVMSITSHEHSRLAKLADFNLSWHFPQTRIAGVYDITTQIPVVYILESLGRKLAKKLA, encoded by the coding sequence ATGTTTACCCACACCGCCGTTGCCAGCCTCAATAATCTTGAGATGATGGTCTATCACTACGTTATCAAAAACCGCGACAAAGTGATGTACATGACCATTCGCGAACTGGCCGATGCGGCAGGGGTCTCCACCACCACGGTGATGCGTTTCTGTCGCAAGCTCAACTGCGATGGCTACTCCGAATTTCGGGTGCGTTTTAAATTGTATCTGGCGCAGAACGAGCCGCAACAAGCTAATTTCGGTGCCAGCGAAATTATCAGTTTTTTTAAAAGCGTCAACAATGACGAATTTGATACATTACTCGATGACGCCGTCGATATTATATTATCTTCGGAACGTATTATTTTCGTCGGCGCGGGCACTTCGGGCTCGCTGGCGAAATATGGCGCGCGCTTTTTCTCGAATATCGGTAAATTCAGTAATCACATTGATGATCCCTATTTCCCGGTAACCAACGACATGGCCAAAAACGCGCTGGCAATTGTGCTTTCAGTTTCCGGTGAAACGGAAGAGATCCTGCGCTTTGCCAGCCAGTTCAGTCTGCATCGCTGCAAGGTGATGTCAATAACCAGCCACGAACATTCCCGTCTGGCGAAGCTCGCTGACTTTAATCTCTCCTGGCATTTTCCGCAAACGCGTATTGCGGGGGTCTATGATATTACGACGCAGATCCCGGTCGTTTATATTCTGGAATCTCTGGGCCGTAAACTGGCGAAGAAATTAGCATAA
- the fldB gene encoding flavodoxin FldB — MNIGLFYGSSTCYTEMAAEKIRDIIGPELVTLHNVKDDAPALMEQYDVLILGIPTWDFGEIQEDWEAIWEQLDTLNLEGKIVALYGMGDQLGYGEWFLDALGMLHDKLATKGVKFVGYWPTEGYEFTSPKPVIADGQLFVGLALDETNQYDLSDERIQNWCEQILGEMAEQFS, encoded by the coding sequence ATGAACATCGGCCTTTTTTATGGTTCCAGTACCTGCTACACCGAAATGGCAGCGGAGAAAATTCGCGACATCATCGGCCCGGAACTGGTGACGCTGCACAATGTGAAAGATGACGCTCCGGCGCTCATGGAGCAGTACGATGTGCTGATCCTCGGCATTCCAACCTGGGATTTCGGTGAGATTCAGGAAGACTGGGAAGCCATCTGGGAACAACTGGATACGCTGAATCTTGAGGGCAAAATTGTTGCGCTCTATGGTATGGGCGATCAGTTAGGTTACGGCGAATGGTTCCTGGACGCGCTCGGCATGCTGCACGATAAACTGGCAACCAAAGGCGTCAAGTTTGTCGGCTACTGGCCGACCGAAGGCTATGAGTTCACCAGCCCGAAACCGGTCATCGCCGACGGTCAACTGTTTGTTGGCCTCGCACTTGACGAGACCAATCAGTACGACCTGAGCGATGAACGCATTCAGAACTGGTGCGAACAAATTCTTGGCGAAATGGCCGAACAATTCTCTTAA
- the yqfB gene encoding N(4)-acetylcytidine aminohydrolase: MQPNDITFFRRFQDDILAGRKTITLRDDAESHFKAGDILRVGRYEDDGYFCTIEVLSTSRITLDTLTEWHAQQENMTLAELRRVITDIYPGQTAYHVIEFKYLHKNDEQV; the protein is encoded by the coding sequence ATGCAGCCCAACGACATCACTTTTTTTCGCCGTTTTCAGGACGATATTCTGGCAGGGCGGAAAACCATTACCCTGCGTGACGATGCGGAGTCCCATTTTAAGGCCGGAGATATTTTACGCGTCGGGCGATATGAAGACGATGGCTACTTCTGCACCATCGAAGTGCTGTCCACCTCGCGCATTACGCTTGATACGTTAACGGAGTGGCACGCGCAGCAGGAGAACATGACGCTCGCCGAACTGCGTCGGGTGATCACCGACATTTACCCAGGCCAAACGGCGTATCACGTGATTGAGTTCAAATATCTTCATAAAAATGATGAACAAGTGTGA
- the sdhE gene encoding FAD assembly factor SdhE has protein sequence MDINNKARIHWACRRGMRELDISIMPFFEHEYDSLSDGDKAIFIRLLECDDPDLFNWLMNHGKPADADLQRMVHLIQTRNRERGPVAI, from the coding sequence ATGGACATCAATAATAAAGCCCGTATCCACTGGGCATGCCGTCGCGGTATGCGTGAGCTCGATATCTCCATCATGCCGTTTTTCGAGCATGAGTACGATTCGCTGAGCGACGGTGACAAAGCGATTTTTATTCGTCTGCTGGAGTGCGACGATCCAGATTTGTTCAACTGGCTGATGAATCACGGTAAGCCGGCGGATGCTGATCTCCAGCGCATGGTGCATTTAATTCAGACTCGGAATCGGGAACGTGGTCCTGTGGCAATCTGA
- the trhA gene encoding PAQR family membrane homeostasis protein TrhA has translation MDQKPLIKQGYSLAEEVANSISHGVGFVFGIVGLVLLLVQAVDTNASAMAITSYSLYGGSMILLFLASTLYHAIPHQRAKIWLKKFDHCAIYLLIAGTYTPFLLVGLDSPLARGLMIVIWSLALLGILFKLTIAHRFKVLSLVTYLTMGWLSLIVVYQLAIKLAIGGVTLLAVGGVVYSLGVIFYVCKRIPYNHAIWHGFVLGGSVCHFLAIYLYVGQA, from the coding sequence ATGGACCAGAAGCCGCTCATTAAACAGGGTTATTCGTTGGCAGAGGAAGTTGCCAACAGCATCAGCCATGGAGTGGGTTTTGTATTTGGTATTGTGGGGCTGGTTCTGCTGCTGGTTCAGGCGGTGGACACCAACGCCAGCGCAATGGCAATCACCAGCTATAGCCTTTATGGCGGCAGCATGATTTTGCTGTTCCTTGCCTCGACGCTGTATCACGCCATTCCACATCAGCGAGCCAAAATCTGGCTGAAGAAATTTGACCACTGCGCTATCTATTTGCTGATTGCGGGGACCTATACGCCATTTTTGCTGGTGGGCCTGGATTCACCGCTGGCGCGTGGGTTGATGATTGTTATCTGGAGCCTGGCGCTGCTGGGTATTCTGTTTAAGCTCACCATCGCGCACCGCTTCAAGGTGCTATCGCTGGTCACCTATCTGACGATGGGCTGGCTGTCGTTGATCGTGGTATATCAACTGGCGATTAAGCTGGCGATTGGCGGAGTAACGCTACTGGCGGTCGGCGGGGTAGTGTATTCGCTGGGCGTGATTTTCTACGTCTGCAAACGCATTCCTTACAACCATGCTATCTGGCACGGCTTTGTACTGGGCGGCAGCGTGTGCCACTTCCTGGCAATTTATCTTTATGTTGGGCAGGCGTGA
- the dsbC gene encoding bifunctional protein-disulfide isomerase/oxidoreductase DsbC — MKKGLVMFTLLAAAFSATTHADDAAIKQSLAKLGVQSTDIQNAPVAGMKTVLTNSGVLYVTEDGKHIIQGPMYDVSGAQPVNVTNQLLMTHLNALEKEMIVYKAPKEQHVITVFTDITCGYCHKLHEEMSDYNALGITVRYLAFPRQGIQSQAEQDMKAIWCAKDRNKAFDDAMNGKGVQPASCDINIADHYALGVQFGVNGTPAIVLNDGYVVPGYQGPKEMKAFLDEHKKQTSGK; from the coding sequence ATGAAAAAAGGTTTAGTGATGTTTACCCTGCTGGCGGCGGCTTTTTCCGCCACCACCCACGCGGATGATGCGGCGATTAAACAGTCGCTGGCTAAACTGGGCGTTCAGAGTACGGATATCCAGAATGCGCCGGTGGCGGGCATGAAAACCGTGCTGACCAACAGCGGCGTGCTGTATGTCACCGAAGATGGCAAACACATTATTCAGGGGCCGATGTATGACGTCAGCGGCGCGCAGCCGGTTAACGTCACCAATCAACTGCTGATGACCCATCTTAACGCCCTGGAAAAAGAGATGATTGTCTACAAAGCGCCGAAAGAGCAGCACGTGATTACCGTCTTTACCGATATCACCTGCGGCTACTGCCACAAACTGCATGAAGAGATGAGCGACTACAACGCGCTGGGGATCACCGTGCGTTACCTCGCCTTCCCGCGCCAGGGCATTCAAAGCCAGGCCGAGCAGGACATGAAAGCGATTTGGTGCGCGAAAGATCGCAACAAAGCCTTCGATGACGCGATGAACGGCAAAGGCGTACAGCCTGCCAGCTGCGATATCAACATCGCGGATCACTACGCGCTGGGCGTGCAGTTTGGCGTCAACGGCACACCGGCGATTGTCCTGAACGATGGCTACGTTGTGCCGGGTTATCAGGGGCCGAAAGAGATGAAAGCCTTCCTCGACGAACACAAAAAACAGACCAGCGGTAAATAA
- a CDS encoding protein YgfX, which yields MVLWQSDLRVSWRSQWLSLLLHGLVAAFILLMPWPLSYTPLWLLLLSLVVFDCVRSQRRINSHQGEIKLLMDSRLRWRDQEWEILGQPWVLNSGMMLRLRRLASRRRQHLWIAADSMDAEEWRDLRRIVMQQPAPSKH from the coding sequence GTGGTCCTGTGGCAATCTGATTTACGCGTCTCCTGGCGCTCACAATGGCTCTCTTTACTGCTCCACGGCCTGGTGGCGGCCTTCATATTGCTGATGCCCTGGCCGTTGAGCTACACCCCGCTATGGCTGTTATTACTGTCGCTGGTGGTGTTTGATTGTGTACGCAGTCAGCGGCGCATCAATAGCCATCAGGGGGAAATTAAACTGCTGATGGATTCACGCCTTCGCTGGCGCGATCAGGAGTGGGAGATCCTCGGGCAACCGTGGGTACTCAATTCCGGCATGATGCTGCGTTTACGCAGGCTGGCCAGCCGCCGTCGTCAGCATTTATGGATTGCGGCAGACAGTATGGATGCCGAAGAGTGGCGCGACCTGCGGCGTATCGTGATGCAGCAGCCCGCGCCGAGTAAGCATTAA
- the prfB gene encoding peptide chain release factor 2 (programmed frameshift), with the protein MFEINPVNNRIQDLTERSDVLRGYLDYDAKKERLEEVNAELEQPDVWNEPERAQALGKERSSLEAIVDTLDQMSQGLEDVSGLLELAVEADDEETFNEAVAELDTLEEKLEQLEFRRMFSGEYDSADCYLDIQAGSGGTEAQDWASMLERMYLRWAEARGFKTEIIEESEGEVAGIKSVTIKISGDYAYGWLRTETGVHRLVRKSPFDSGGRRHTSFSSAFVYPEVDDDIDIEINPADLRIDVYRASGAGGQHVNRTESAVRITHIPTNTVTQCQNDRSQHKNKDQAMKQMKAKLYELEMQKKNAEKQAMEDTKSDIGWGSQIRSYVLDDSRIKDLRTGVETRNTQAVLDGSLDQFIEASLKAGL; encoded by the exons ATGTTTGAAATTAACCCGGTAAATAACCGCATTCAGGACCTCACGGAGCGCTCTGACGTTCTTAGGGGGTATCTT GACTATGATGCCAAGAAAGAGCGTCTTGAAGAAGTAAACGCCGAGCTGGAACAGCCGGACGTCTGGAACGAACCTGAGCGCGCACAGGCGCTGGGTAAAGAGCGTTCCTCTCTGGAAGCCATCGTCGATACGCTGGATCAAATGTCTCAGGGTCTGGAAGATGTCTCCGGGCTGCTGGAGCTCGCCGTAGAAGCGGATGACGAAGAGACCTTCAACGAAGCCGTTGCGGAACTCGATACGCTGGAAGAGAAGCTGGAACAGCTGGAATTCCGCCGCATGTTCTCTGGTGAATACGATAGCGCCGACTGCTACCTGGATATCCAGGCCGGTTCCGGCGGCACCGAAGCGCAGGACTGGGCCAGCATGCTTGAGCGCATGTATCTGCGCTGGGCCGAAGCGCGCGGCTTCAAGACCGAGATCATCGAAGAATCAGAAGGTGAAGTTGCGGGTATCAAATCCGTCACCATCAAGATTTCCGGTGATTACGCGTACGGCTGGTTACGCACTGAAACCGGCGTTCACCGCCTGGTGCGTAAGAGCCCGTTCGACTCCGGTGGACGTCGCCACACCTCTTTCAGCTCTGCGTTTGTTTACCCGGAAGTGGATGACGATATTGATATCGAAATCAACCCGGCTGACCTGCGCATCGACGTGTATCGCGCGTCAGGGGCGGGTGGTCAGCACGTTAACCGTACGGAATCCGCGGTACGTATTACCCACATTCCGACCAATACGGTAACGCAGTGCCAGAACGACCGTTCTCAGCACAAGAACAAAGACCAGGCCATGAAGCAGATGAAAGCAAAGCTTTATGAACTGGAAATGCAGAAGAAGAACGCGGAGAAGCAGGCGATGGAAGACACCAAGTCTGATATCGGCTGGGGTAGCCAGATTCGTTCTTATGTCCTGGACGACTCCCGCATCAAAGACTTGCGTACCGGTGTAGAAACCCGTAACACGCAGGCGGTGCTGGACGGCAGTCTGGATCAATTTATCGAAGCAAGTTTGAAAGCAGGGTTATGA
- the bglA gene encoding 6-phospho-beta-glucosidase BglA: protein MKKLTLPKDFLWGGAVAAHQVEGGWNKGGKGPSICDVLTGGAHGVPREITQEVVPGKYYPNHEAIDFHGHYKEDIKLFAEMGFKCFRTSIAWTRIFPKGDETQPNEEGLKFYDDMFDELLKYNIEPVITLSHFEMPLHLVQEYGGWTNRKVVDFFVRFSEVVFERYKHKVKYWMTFNEINNQRNWRAPLFGYCCSGVVYTEHENPEETMYQVLHHQFVASALAVKAARRINPEMKVGCMLAMVALYPFSCKPEDVMFAQESMRERYVFTDVQLRGYYPSYVLNEWERRGFTIKMEDGDDAILREGTCDYLGFSYYMTNAVKAEGGSGDAISGFEGSVPNPHVKASDWGWQIDPVGLRYSLCELYERYQKPLFIVENGFGAYDKVEEDGSINDDYRIDYLRAHVEEMMKAVTYDGVDLMGYTPWGCIDCVSFTTGQYSKRYGFIYVNKHDDGTGDMSRSRKKSFAWYKAVIASNGETL from the coding sequence ATGAAAAAACTGACCTTACCGAAAGATTTTTTATGGGGCGGCGCGGTCGCGGCGCATCAGGTTGAAGGCGGCTGGAATAAAGGCGGCAAAGGCCCGAGCATCTGCGACGTGCTGACCGGCGGCGCACACGGCGTACCACGCGAAATCACTCAGGAAGTGGTGCCGGGGAAATACTACCCAAACCACGAAGCCATCGACTTTCACGGCCATTACAAAGAAGACATCAAACTGTTTGCGGAGATGGGCTTCAAATGTTTCCGTACCTCTATCGCCTGGACGCGAATCTTCCCGAAAGGCGACGAAACGCAGCCGAATGAAGAAGGCTTAAAATTCTACGACGACATGTTCGATGAGCTGCTGAAATACAACATCGAACCGGTTATCACCCTCTCCCACTTCGAGATGCCGCTGCATCTGGTGCAGGAATACGGCGGCTGGACCAACCGCAAAGTGGTTGATTTCTTTGTGCGTTTCTCTGAGGTTGTCTTCGAGCGCTACAAGCATAAGGTCAAATACTGGATGACCTTCAACGAAATCAACAACCAGCGTAACTGGCGCGCGCCGCTGTTCGGTTACTGCTGTTCCGGCGTGGTCTACACCGAGCATGAAAACCCGGAAGAGACCATGTATCAGGTGCTGCATCACCAGTTCGTCGCCAGCGCGCTGGCGGTGAAAGCGGCGCGTCGCATCAACCCGGAAATGAAAGTCGGCTGCATGCTGGCGATGGTGGCGCTCTATCCGTTCTCTTGCAAACCAGAAGACGTGATGTTTGCCCAGGAGTCGATGCGTGAACGTTATGTCTTTACCGACGTTCAACTGCGCGGCTACTACCCGTCCTACGTTCTGAACGAGTGGGAACGCCGAGGCTTTACCATCAAAATGGAAGACGGCGACGACGCCATTCTGCGCGAAGGCACCTGCGACTATCTCGGTTTCAGCTACTACATGACCAACGCGGTTAAAGCCGAAGGCGGCAGCGGCGATGCTATTTCCGGCTTCGAAGGCAGCGTGCCAAACCCGCACGTGAAGGCGTCCGACTGGGGCTGGCAGATTGACCCGGTGGGTCTGCGTTACTCCCTGTGCGAGCTGTATGAACGTTACCAGAAACCGCTGTTTATTGTCGAAAACGGCTTCGGCGCGTACGACAAAGTGGAAGAAGACGGCAGCATCAACGATGACTATCGCATCGACTACCTGCGCGCGCACGTTGAAGAGATGATGAAAGCGGTGACCTACGATGGCGTAGATTTAATGGGCTACACGCCATGGGGCTGCATCGACTGTGTGTCGTTCACCACCGGCCAGTACAGCAAGCGCTACGGTTTTATTTACGTCAACAAGCACGACGACGGCACTGGCGATATGTCGCGCTCACGCAAGAAGAGTTTTGCGTGGTACAAAGCGGTGATTGCCAGCAACGGCGAGACGCTTTAA